A stretch of the Archangium violaceum genome encodes the following:
- a CDS encoding acyl-CoA carboxylase subunit beta — protein MSDTNGDGRRSSTGEVRPELAELRERLAATTDAGRPDAVARRRKTGQRTARENIDDLVDPGSFVEYGGLALAAQRSTRSLEDLIRASPADGLVCGLGTVNRALFDDERARTLVMAYDYSVFAGTQGLMGHQKLDRMLALAAQWRVPVVLFAEGGGGRPNDTDTHTVAGLDTPSFLAFASLSGLVPRVGIASGRCFAGNAALLGSCDVVIATDNSNIGMGGPAMIEGGGLGTFAPEEIGPADVQTRNGVIDIRVRDEAEAVAVAKQYLSYFQGPISPGACADQSTLREALPENRRRAYKIRPIIETLADAGSVLELRRDFGRSLVTALVRIEGQPLGLIANDTFHLGGAIDANASDKAARFFQLCDAFGLPIVSLCDTPGFMVGPQAETTALVRHVSRMFVNAASLSVPFFTVVLRRGYGLGAQAMAGGHFHAPFFIVSWPTGEFGGMNLEGAVRVGMRKQLEAIEDPAAREEMAQAMIAEAHRRGRAINMASLLEIDAVIDPAETRSWLLRGLRSVPRPVREGRRRFIDTW, from the coding sequence ATGAGCGATACGAACGGCGACGGCCGCAGGTCATCCACGGGCGAGGTCCGCCCCGAGCTCGCGGAGCTCCGGGAGCGTCTCGCGGCGACCACGGACGCCGGCCGTCCGGACGCGGTCGCCCGGCGGCGCAAGACCGGCCAGCGCACGGCCCGGGAGAACATCGACGACCTCGTCGACCCGGGGAGCTTCGTCGAGTACGGAGGGCTCGCGCTCGCGGCGCAACGCTCGACCCGCTCCCTGGAGGACCTCATCCGGGCGAGCCCCGCGGACGGCCTCGTCTGCGGGCTCGGCACCGTCAACCGCGCCCTCTTCGATGACGAGCGCGCACGCACCCTGGTGATGGCCTATGACTACTCGGTCTTCGCCGGCACCCAGGGCCTCATGGGCCACCAGAAGCTCGACCGCATGCTCGCGCTCGCCGCGCAGTGGCGCGTGCCCGTGGTGCTCTTCGCCGAGGGCGGTGGCGGGCGCCCGAACGACACGGACACGCACACCGTCGCGGGACTGGACACGCCCAGCTTCCTGGCCTTCGCCTCGCTCTCGGGGCTCGTCCCCCGTGTCGGAATCGCCTCCGGGCGCTGCTTCGCCGGGAACGCGGCGCTGCTGGGCTCCTGCGACGTCGTCATCGCGACGGACAACAGCAACATCGGGATGGGGGGCCCGGCGATGATCGAAGGAGGCGGGCTCGGGACGTTCGCACCGGAGGAGATTGGCCCGGCGGATGTCCAGACCCGCAACGGTGTCATCGACATCCGCGTGCGCGACGAGGCGGAGGCGGTAGCCGTCGCGAAGCAATACCTCTCCTACTTCCAGGGCCCGATCTCCCCGGGCGCCTGTGCCGACCAGTCGACGTTGCGAGAGGCCCTGCCCGAGAACCGTCGCCGTGCCTACAAGATCCGGCCCATCATCGAGACGCTGGCGGACGCGGGGTCCGTGCTCGAGCTGCGCCGTGACTTCGGGCGAAGCCTGGTGACGGCGCTGGTGCGAATCGAGGGACAGCCGCTCGGGCTCATCGCGAACGATACGTTCCACCTCGGCGGCGCCATCGACGCGAACGCCTCCGACAAGGCCGCGCGCTTCTTCCAATTGTGTGACGCCTTCGGGCTCCCCATCGTGTCGCTGTGTGACACCCCCGGGTTCATGGTGGGACCGCAGGCCGAGACGACCGCCCTCGTGCGCCACGTCTCCCGCATGTTCGTGAACGCGGCCAGCCTCTCGGTCCCGTTCTTCACGGTCGTCCTGCGGCGAGGATACGGGCTCGGAGCGCAGGCGATGGCCGGCGGACACTTCCACGCGCCGTTCTTCATCGTGTCCTGGCCCACGGGCGAGTTCGGGGGGATGAACCTGGAGGGGGCCGTCCGCGTCGGGATGCGCAAGCAACTCGAGGCGATCGAGGACCCGGCGGCCCGCGAGGAGATGGCCCAGGCGATGATCGCCGAGGCCCATCGGCGCGGCAGGGCGATCAACATGGCCTCGCTCCTGGAGATCGACGCGGTGATCGACCCCGCGGAGACCCGCTCCTGGCTCCTCCGGGGCCTGCGCTCCGTCCCCCGTCCGGTGCGCGAGGGGCGGCGCAGGTTCATCGACACCTGGTGA
- a CDS encoding archease: protein MEAGTYQFEPHTGEVRIRIEGFSLSDLFEEAGYALAELMLGEERPETPPDAQEEHVTLEASDTEALLVDWLNELISRADARKQVYTDFTVDELSERKLHARIRGFTPPVLKTAVKAATFHGLEIHEHEECFIATVVLDV, encoded by the coding sequence GTGGAGGCGGGCACCTACCAGTTCGAGCCGCACACCGGGGAGGTCCGGATCCGCATCGAGGGCTTCAGCCTGTCCGATCTCTTCGAGGAAGCGGGGTATGCGTTGGCCGAGCTCATGCTCGGCGAGGAACGGCCGGAGACACCGCCCGACGCGCAGGAGGAGCATGTCACGCTCGAGGCGTCGGATACCGAGGCCCTGCTCGTCGACTGGCTCAACGAGCTCATCTCCCGCGCGGACGCGCGGAAGCAGGTCTACACGGACTTCACGGTGGACGAGCTCTCCGAGCGGAAGCTGCACGCCCGCATCCGCGGCTTCACGCCCCCGGTGCTCAAGACCGCGGTGAAGGCCGCCACCTTCCATGGGTTGGAGATCCACGAGCACGAGGAGTGCTTCATCGCCACCGTCGTGCTCGACGTCTGA
- a CDS encoding RtcB family protein, whose protein sequence is MEPTVEVQQRLSPLLRQIGPALYELDPSFREDMRVPARIVADEELLREMSQDHSMLQLVNVTTLPGIQGFAIGMPDMHEGYGFPVGGVASTLLPHGVISPGGIGFDINCGVRLLSTGLLHGEVEALLPALAHDLARSIPTGFGRHGRLSLDLEQLERVLAEGVPYVVDVLGLGTREDLPNIEAGGHLSGADASRISVRARERGHDQLGTLGGGNHFIEVQRVERIYDREAAEAFGLFEGQLTVLIHTGSRGLGHQVCTDAVREMDRALAREGIRLVDRQLACAPFSSPEGQDYYAAMCAAANFAWCNRQVLTHRVREVFSRRLGSQPECWPRIVYDVAHNIAKVETYGGERLCVHRKGATRAFGPGNAELPAAYQQVGQPVFIPGSMGTASFVLAGRSESRAISLSSACHGAGRRMSRATAKRQVVGAELRKELNARGIIVECPSNAELAEEAPTAYKDVDRVVDTVEAAGIARKVARLVPLAVLKG, encoded by the coding sequence ATGGAACCCACCGTCGAAGTCCAGCAGCGGCTCTCACCGCTCCTTCGCCAGATCGGCCCGGCCCTCTACGAGCTGGACCCGAGCTTCCGTGAGGACATGCGCGTGCCGGCCCGGATCGTCGCCGACGAGGAGCTGCTGCGGGAGATGTCCCAGGACCACAGCATGCTCCAGCTCGTCAACGTGACGACGCTGCCGGGCATCCAGGGCTTCGCCATCGGCATGCCGGACATGCATGAGGGCTACGGCTTCCCCGTGGGCGGCGTAGCGAGCACCCTGCTGCCCCATGGGGTCATCTCGCCAGGTGGAATCGGGTTCGACATCAACTGCGGCGTGAGGCTGCTCTCCACCGGGCTTCTCCACGGAGAGGTGGAGGCGCTCCTACCAGCCCTGGCCCACGACCTGGCCCGGAGCATTCCCACGGGCTTTGGTCGTCACGGCCGGCTGTCCCTGGACCTGGAGCAGCTCGAGCGGGTCCTCGCCGAAGGGGTCCCCTACGTGGTGGACGTCCTGGGACTGGGGACCCGGGAGGACCTCCCGAACATCGAGGCGGGCGGCCACCTCTCCGGCGCCGATGCGTCCAGGATCTCCGTCCGGGCAAGGGAACGGGGGCATGATCAACTCGGGACGCTCGGGGGCGGCAATCACTTCATCGAGGTGCAACGCGTGGAGCGCATCTACGACCGGGAGGCGGCCGAGGCGTTCGGGCTGTTCGAGGGGCAGCTCACCGTCCTCATCCACACCGGCTCACGCGGGCTGGGGCACCAGGTCTGCACGGACGCCGTACGGGAGATGGATCGGGCATTGGCCCGGGAAGGCATCCGGCTCGTGGACAGGCAGCTCGCCTGCGCACCGTTCTCGTCACCCGAGGGACAGGACTACTACGCGGCCATGTGCGCCGCGGCCAACTTCGCCTGGTGCAACCGGCAGGTGCTCACCCACCGGGTGCGCGAGGTATTCAGCCGGAGGCTCGGCTCCCAGCCCGAGTGCTGGCCGCGGATTGTCTATGACGTGGCCCACAACATCGCCAAGGTGGAGACGTACGGAGGGGAGCGACTGTGCGTCCACCGCAAGGGCGCGACGCGGGCGTTCGGCCCGGGGAACGCGGAGCTGCCCGCGGCCTACCAGCAGGTCGGCCAGCCGGTGTTCATCCCCGGCAGCATGGGCACGGCCTCCTTCGTGCTGGCGGGGCGGAGCGAGTCGCGAGCCATCTCGCTCAGCAGCGCCTGCCATGGTGCGGGCCGGCGGATGAGCCGGGCCACCGCGAAGCGGCAGGTGGTCGGCGCGGAGCTGCGCAAGGAGCTGAATGCCCGGGGCATCATCGTGGAATGCCCCTCGAACGCGGAGCTCGCGGAGGAGGCCCCCACCGCCTACAAGGACGTCGATCGGGTGGTGGACACGGTGGAGGCCGCGGGCATCGCCCGGAAGGTGGCACGGCTGGTGCCCCTTGCGGTGCTCAAGGGCTGA